GGGCACCTTGAATTCGACATTCTCGACGGCGGTTTCCACCATTTCGACGGTGACGTCATAGCGGGTGCGGAAGGCGGCGATGACCTCGTCGATCAGCACTTCGGGGGCGCTGGCCCCGGCGGTGATGCCGACCGAGGCGATGCCATCCAGCGCGCGCCAGTCGATATCGGCGGCGCGCTGGACCAGCTGGGCATAGGCGCAGCCGGCCTTGGCGCCGACCTCGACCAGGCGCCGCGAATTCGACGAGTTCGGCGCGCCGACCACCAGCATCGCATCGCAGAGGGGTGCCATGGCCTTGACCGCCTCTTGCCGGTTGGTGGTGGCGTAGCAGATGTCTTCCTTGTGCGGGCCGACGATGGCGGGAAAGCGCGCCTGCAGCGCGGCGACGATATCGGCGGTGTCGTCCACCGACAGCGTGGTCTGGGTGACGAAGGCCAGGCGTTCGGGGTCGCGCACGGCGACGGTGGCCACGTCCTGAACGGTTTCGACCAGCAAAACCTCGCCCGGTGGCAACTGGCCCATCGTGCCGATCGTCTCGGGGTGGCCGGCATGGCCGATCATGATCATCTGCAGGCCGTTCTCGTGGTGGCGCGCGGCTTCGATATGCACCTTGGAGACCAGCGGACAGGTGGCGTCGACATAGATCATCTCGCGCCGCGCGGCTTCGGCCGGGACCGCCTTGGGCACGCCATGGGCGGAAAAGATCACCGGGCGGTCATCGGGGCAGTCGTCGAGCTCTTCTACGAAGACGGCGCCCTTGGCGCGCAGATCGTCGACCACGTATTTGTTGTGCACGATCTCGTGCCGCACATAGACCGGCGCACCCCATTTTCCCAACGCCATTTCGACGATCTTGATCGCGCGGTCGACTCCGGCGCAAAACCCGCGAGGCGCGGCGAGATAGAGGGTGAGGGGCGGTCGGGTCATCGGCAGGGCTCCGGCGGGTCGGACCACAGGTAGACCCGGATGCGAAGCCCGTCCAGTCCCCCGGGGCCTTGATCCCGCGCCTTTGCGTTCTACGGTATACCGGCGGACGGATGAAAGACGGCCCGGCCCATGAACGACTTCGACGACTCATTCTTCGACAAATCCGAGGCGCGGATCGCCGCCTTGCAGGCCCGCCTGTCGCAGGACGCGCTTGAGGGCATCGCGCGCGAGGCGGTGCGCCGGCTGGCCGAGCGCGACAGCCGGCTGGGCGGCACCGATCCCGAACACCCCGTCGCGGCGGATATCGCGACGCTGGTCGCCGCGCTGATCAACCGCGACCAGGCGCGCGCACGGGTCAAGATGCAGTGGCTGCAGGCACAGGGGCTGACGCTGGACGTGTTGTATGGCCGCTATCTTGCGCCCGCCGCGGCGTTGCTGGGGCAGATGTGGGAACAGGACCGCCTGAGTTTCGCCGAGGTGACGATGGGCGCGGGGCGGATCTTCGAACTGGTGCGGATGCTGCGCGATGCGTTGCCGCCGACGCGGATCACCCGCAATGCGCCGGTGCTGTTCGCCACGGTTCCGGGCGAACAGCACGGCATCGGCATCGAGATGGCGGCGGAACTGTTCCGCCAGCACGGCTGGGACGTGCGGCTGATGATCGGCGCCGACCACGACACGATCATGGCCGAGATCGGCCAAGTGGCCTGCGTGGTCCTGGGCCTTTCGTCGGGCGGGCGCGCGTCGGCGGCGGCGCTGGCGCAACTGGTGCACGCCGTGCGGGTGACCTATCCCGAGGTGTATCTGATGCTGAGCGGGCGGGTCGTGACGGAAGATCCCGGCCTGATTTCGGCCATGCAGCCCGACACCGCGATCGCCAATGTCGAGGACGCGCTGGCGGTGATCGAGGCGCTGTCGGGCGAAGCCGTACGATAACGTGGACGTGATGTGACCTTCCTGCGCTGGAACGGTGTTGGTCGTTCGGCAAGCCCACTTGAGACGAGACCGATGATGACCCGATCCTGGCTGCTGCCCATGACCCTGTTGCTGGCCGCAAGCGCGGCTGGCGCGCAAATGACCCCGGCGCCCAGCAAGGGCGTGCTGCCCTATGACCAACCGGACCGGGTGAGCAACGGTGCGCGGATCTATGCCGATTACTGTGCGTCATGCCACGGCGTGGCGCTGGAAGGGCAGCCGGATTGGCGGGTGCCCGACGCCGATGGCTATCTGCCCGCGCCGCCGCATGATCCGTCGGGTCATACCTGGCATCACGACGACCTGCTGCTGCTGCGGATCGTCACGCTGGGCACCGAGGCGATCGTCGGTGGCAATTACAGATCCAACATGTCGGGGTTCGGCGATGTCCTGGAGCCGGACGAGATCCTGGATGTGCTGGGCTTCATCAAGAGCACATGGCCCGACGAAGTGATCGAGATCCACAACGAGATCAACGGCCGCTCGGGCGCGTTCGGCAACTAGCGGAGCGTGCGGCCGCCGGGCCGCTCCGCATCCCGTCGGGCGGCGTCAACTGCCGCCCGCGGCAACCTCGAAATTGCGTTCTGCGGATTGCTCGCGCGGGGGGCGCCCGATGACGTCGCGCAGTTCGTCCAGTTCGATGAAATTGTCGGCCTGGCGGCGCAGTTCGTCGGCGATCATCGGCGGCTGGCTGCGGATCGTGGACACGACCGAAACTCTAACCCCTTGACGTTGCAAGCTTTCTACCAGCGGTCGGAAATCGCCGTCACCCGAGAACAGGACGATGT
This sequence is a window from Thalassococcus arenae. Protein-coding genes within it:
- a CDS encoding c-type cytochrome; translation: MTRSWLLPMTLLLAASAAGAQMTPAPSKGVLPYDQPDRVSNGARIYADYCASCHGVALEGQPDWRVPDADGYLPAPPHDPSGHTWHHDDLLLLRIVTLGTEAIVGGNYRSNMSGFGDVLEPDEILDVLGFIKSTWPDEVIEIHNEINGRSGAFGN
- a CDS encoding cobalamin B12-binding domain-containing protein — protein: MNDFDDSFFDKSEARIAALQARLSQDALEGIAREAVRRLAERDSRLGGTDPEHPVAADIATLVAALINRDQARARVKMQWLQAQGLTLDVLYGRYLAPAAALLGQMWEQDRLSFAEVTMGAGRIFELVRMLRDALPPTRITRNAPVLFATVPGEQHGIGIEMAAELFRQHGWDVRLMIGADHDTIMAEIGQVACVVLGLSSGGRASAAALAQLVHAVRVTYPEVYLMLSGRVVTEDPGLISAMQPDTAIANVEDALAVIEALSGEAVR
- the ispH gene encoding 4-hydroxy-3-methylbut-2-enyl diphosphate reductase, whose amino-acid sequence is MTRPPLTLYLAAPRGFCAGVDRAIKIVEMALGKWGAPVYVRHEIVHNKYVVDDLRAKGAVFVEELDDCPDDRPVIFSAHGVPKAVPAEAARREMIYVDATCPLVSKVHIEAARHHENGLQMIMIGHAGHPETIGTMGQLPPGEVLLVETVQDVATVAVRDPERLAFVTQTTLSVDDTADIVAALQARFPAIVGPHKEDICYATTNRQEAVKAMAPLCDAMLVVGAPNSSNSRRLVEVGAKAGCAYAQLVQRAADIDWRALDGIASVGITAGASAPEVLIDEVIAAFRTRYDVTVEMVETAVENVEFKVPRVLREPA